A stretch of DNA from Natrinema halophilum:
ACGTCGTAGGTTGCTGCACTGACGTCCTCGTGCTCGAGTAGTGCACCCTTGAGAACGTTCATGAACGTGTGATCCTCGCCGGCAATCTCGATGGAGAGTTCGTCCTCGGTACTCTCGGTGACCCGCAGTTCCATGTCAGCCAGTCCGTTCGTCGGCTGCTTGTACCTTTCGAAGCGGCTGTTCGTCAGCCGTCAATACGAGTCTGCCTGCACCGTCGTGGTTCGATCGACGTCCGACGAAGGCAAATCACTATACGGACCCGTTCGAACCACGGACCATGCGTTTACTCGCGATCCTGTTGGCTGTGACCGTCGCGGCCACGTTGGTGGGGTCGATCGCGGTCGTCAGACGTATCCATCGGCCGGAACCACGCTGGCGCGATATAGCGCAACAACGGCTCCTCTACGGTGTGCCGTGGGGCACGATCGTGGTGATCGCGTTCGTACTCTGTGTCTATCTATTCGTCCAAAGTGGCTTCACGGACTTCGACAACCCCGTAACCATTCCCTTTCGCACGTGGTCGTATTTCTATCCGCTCGGAATGGCAACGGCCGCGTTTTCTCACGCTGGCCCTGGTCACCTCATCGGAAACCTGACGGGGACTGTCGTCGCCGCACCGATCGCGGAGTACGCCTGGGGACACTACCTCGACGATGGTGACACGAACCGAGCGGACTCGTGGCGGACCGATCCTCGAGTGCGGGCGGTCGTGATTTTCCCGCTGGCAGTCATCGTGGTCGGGCTGATGACTAGCCTGTTCGCGCTCGGTCCGGTGATCGGCTTCTCCGGCGTCGTCTTCGCCTTCGCCGGGTTCGCGATCGTTCACTATCCGATCGTGACGATAATCGGAACACTCGGCGTCCAGAGCGTCATTGTTCGGCTCTATTCCGCACTGCAGGAACCGATCCGCGTCTATACCGTCCAGCCGAGTCCCCCGTCGGCTCCCTGGTGGGCCGGTATCGCCATTCAGGGCCATGCGCTCGGGCTCTTTCTCGGCTTCGTTCTCGGTATCGTCCTCCTCGAGCGCCGGAACACCCGTCCCGATCCGTTTCGGATCTGGCTCGCCGTCCTTCTCTTCGGGTTCACCGAGGGACTGTGGGCGATCTACTGGTACGGGGCCGAGAATTCGTTCATCCTCCTGCAGGGTCCCGGCGTCGCCATCGTCTCGATTCTCGCGCTTCTCGTGACGCTGTCGGTATCTCTCCCCGAAGAGCCCATCGTGCCGGCGCGACTGAAGCGCCTCATTCCGGGCTTCCAGCGGGTGCGCGCCCGATCAGGCGCCGCGCGATCCTCCGTCGATCGGGTACTCGAATTGGCCGGAAGCGGGAACGACGCCGATACCGCCGGGGCCAGGATCGACCGTATCCGCGAACTAGCCGCAGGGCCCCGACGACAGGCCAGCGA
This window harbors:
- a CDS encoding rhomboid family intramembrane serine protease; translated protein: MRLLAILLAVTVAATLVGSIAVVRRIHRPEPRWRDIAQQRLLYGVPWGTIVVIAFVLCVYLFVQSGFTDFDNPVTIPFRTWSYFYPLGMATAAFSHAGPGHLIGNLTGTVVAAPIAEYAWGHYLDDGDTNRADSWRTDPRVRAVVIFPLAVIVVGLMTSLFALGPVIGFSGVVFAFAGFAIVHYPIVTIIGTLGVQSVIVRLYSALQEPIRVYTVQPSPPSAPWWAGIAIQGHALGLFLGFVLGIVLLERRNTRPDPFRIWLAVLLFGFTEGLWAIYWYGAENSFILLQGPGVAIVSILALLVTLSVSLPEEPIVPARLKRLIPGFQRVRARSGAARSSVDRVLELAGSGNDADTAGARIDRIRELAAGPRRQASESPLGLSVSRRSAAFLAVVCVLAIVAGIAVPFNVFVVEDATASSDAAVQIEDYTVEYVEGVPNGLVTGFGLEFLETDDGLESSGVIVESDKREVWFEAVSAQRLAFTGEETVYVGGPGWREAVHVERTGWVPVGNDTVYQVWLWEDGAERQLAHESNDSRAEARIAGRNVTIDSSGGEFVITVDSGGIGDASSAPLPAENSSTTIDGVSFERRNETVYAAADGTRVAVAREETYDGY